From a single Triticum urartu cultivar G1812 unplaced genomic scaffold, Tu2.1 TuUngrouped_contig_5407, whole genome shotgun sequence genomic region:
- the LOC125529182 gene encoding L-type lectin-domain containing receptor kinase SIT2-like, producing the protein MDMGSHLLLTVVVSLHAFMHTASSDEFIFNGFSEENLKLSGQASMVGRAIRLIGGVTLTEGDAFYSRPLDFSSNSGGGGASFSTTFVFAINSDTTEAPGIAFVLSSTMELQHLHNNSLVQGQLGFADVGGNSPNSREQFLFIVELNYIYNGRVVIDVKNLVSVNHTTSSYRANSIFESIKLSSANPMQVWIHYNGTEQKLNVTLEELGDQVEQSKSLSLPQLPSTVNLSHLLSNSEHVYAGFSAANGQTNCSQYVIGWSFMRNGQAQPLNTFDLYRVLSNPPEEEHHGKYILPMGTLLTTVILVPIVLVLFVVIFSYNVKSWLKKTLAHEKWKIDCGVLQSFTYKDLFIATSRFNKKALLGKGGFGKVYKGVLGVPKETIAIKRVSPESKQGMKEFMAEIAILGHLRHRNLVQLIGYCRHRQELLFVYDYMPNGCLDTYLHKKDKPTLGWDQRLHIIKGVTAGLVYLHEDWEQVVIHRDIKVSNVLLDDGMNGRLGDFGLARLHGHEADAHTTRVAGTWGYIAPELARFGKATKATDVYAFGIFLMEVACGRRPIEANAHGEPLVLADWVLNTWQTGSLIDAMDTRLEQDHVTEEVELVLKLGLLCSHSLPKERPCMRLVMQYLESNATLPNFPPSFFTANSSKDEGFEDQVVPPPSVATSITGLSGGR; encoded by the coding sequence ATGGACATGGGTAGCCATCTCCTCCTCACCGTTGTTGTTAGCCTCCATGCATTTATGCACACTGCCAGCAGCGACGAATTCATCTTCAACGGCTTCTCCGAGGAAAATCTGAAGCTGAGTGGCCAAGCTTCTATGGTAGGCCGTGCTATAAGGCTCATCGGTGGCGTCACCCTGACAGAAGGGGATGCTTTCTACAGCAGGCCCCTCGATTTCAGTAGTAACTCCGGTGGTGGTGGAGCCTCCTTCTCAACAACTTTCGTGTTCGCCATCAACTCTGACACCACCGAAGCTCCTGGCATAGCCTTCGTGCTCTCTTCCACCATGGAGCTGCAACATCTGCACAACAACTCATTGGTTCAGGGCCAGCTGGGTTTCGCTGATGTAGGAGGTAACAGCCCTAACTCACGTGAGCAATTCTTATTTATAGTCGAGCTCAACTACATCTACAATGGCCGTGTGGTGATCGATGTCAAAAACTTAGTCTCCGTTAACCATACCACCAGCTCATATAGGGCCAACAGCATATTCGAAAGCATCAAACTTAGCAGTGCCAACCCAATGCAAGTGTGGATACACTACAATGGCACAGAGCAAAAGCTAAATGTAACCTTAGAAGAACTTGGTGATCAGGTAGAACAGTCTAAATCGCTGAGCCTGCCACAGTTACCGTCCACTGTCAATCTCTCACATTTGTTGTCAAACTCTGAGCATGTATATGCTGGGTTCTCTGCTGCAAATGGACAAACAAATTGCAGCCAATATGTTATTGGATGGAGTTTTATGAGAAatggacaagctcaaccactaaACACCTTTGATCTCTATCGAGTCCTGTCAAATCCTCCTGAAGAAGAGCATCATGGAAAATACATCCTACCCATGGGTACTCTGCTAACAACAGTCATTTTGGTTCCCATTGTCTTGGTTCTTTTTGTGGTTATTTTTTCCTACAATGTCAAGTCATGGTTGAAGAAAACCCTTGCACACGAAAAATGGAAAATTGACTGTGGGGTGTTGCAATCTTTCACGTACAAAGATCTATTTATTGCCACCAGCAGGTTCAACAAAAAGGCGCTCCTAGGAAAAGGAGGATTTGGGAAGGTCTACAAGGGTGTGCTGGGTGTCCCTAAGGAGACTATTGCAATCAAGAGGGTGTCTCCAGAATCAAAGCAGGGGATGAAAGAATTCATGGCTGAAATCGCCATTCTTGGTCACCTGCGCCACCGTAACCTTGTCCAGCTGATTGGCTACTGCCGCCATAGGCAGGAGCTTCTTTTTGTCTATGACTATATGCCCAATGGATGCCTTGATACGTATTTGCATAAAAAGGATAAGCCAACTCTGGGCTGGGATCAAAGGCTTCACATCATTAAAGGGGTTACAGCTGGCCTTGTGTACTTGCATGAGGACTGGGAGCAGGTTGTTATCCATCGAGATATTAAGGTTAGCAACGTGCTCCTTGATGATGGAATGAATGGAAGACTAGGTGATTTCGGCCTTGCAAGGTTGCACGGACATGAAGCCGACGCCCATACCACGCGTGTGGCCGGCACCTGGGGTTacattgctcctgagctggctaGGTTCGggaaggcaaccaaggcaacagaTGTGTATGCATTTGGCATATTCCTGATGGAAGTTGCATGTGGAAGACGGCCAATTGAGGCGAATGCCCATGGTGAACCTCTGGTGCTAGCAGActgggtgctcaacacatggcaAACTGGTTCACTCATTGATGCCATGGACACAAGGTTAGAACAAGACCATGTCACTGAAGAGGTAGAGTTGGTGCTAAAACTTGGACTTCTATGCTCACACTCGCTCCCCAAGGAAAGGCCATGTATGCGACTCGTAATGCAGTACCTGGAAAGCAATGCAACGCTCCCAAATTTCCCACCAAGTTTTTTCACTGCTAATTCAAGCAAGGATGAAGGATTTGAAGACCAGGTTGTGCCCCCTCCCTCGGTGGCAACATCTATCACAGGACTTTCTGGAGGAAGATGA